CCAGCTCCGCCTCCGTCTGGCGGCGGCCAGCCTCCTCCGGAAGAAATCCCAGCTCCGCCTCCGTCTGGCGGCGGCCAGCCTCCTCCGGAAGAAATCCCAGCTCCGCCGCCACCCTCCTCGGGATACTAAGGCTCAACATGCTCATACGCTTGATAGACGCCCTCGTGATAGGGGCGCTGTTGTTTGCGGCAATCGAGGACATCCGGGGGATGCAGGTTAGAAACGCATACCCCGGTTTTCTTCTGGGTTTATCTTTGGGGAGGGTGGCCTTGAACAGGCCGCCCTTCATACAGGTCTTGACCGGTGTCGGGTTGGTATTTGGCGTCCTCTACGTCTTCTGGCACTTTGGTGGGATTGGCGGGGCGGACGTCAAGATTCTCACGGCGTTGGCCGTGGGCGAAGGAATGGGGATATGGGTGGTGCTGCTTTTAGCGTGCGCTGTGTTTATTGCCTATGCATTGGTTTTGCGGAGGACGCGGGAAGCTCTACCCTTCGTCCCGGCCATTTGCGTGGGGTATCTTTTAGTGTGGTTAATGATTTAGAGAAGGGCGGGGACACATATGCAAGAGGGGCTTTTGCCGCGATTCGTAAATACACCGGGCTATCTTATAGACCATTTAATTGAAAAACTGAAGGGTGATTTACTCGAATCCGCGAGGAGTGTTAATGCGTGTGCTCGGGCGGGAGACATCAAGCGTAATCGAGTTACCTATGGGGTTGCCATTAAGTGCGCGAGCGTCTTGTGGGACTTGGGGTGTGAGGTAGAGGTTCCGGCTTGGGAAAATGGGGACTTTATGCAGATCGACGAGGTCACTGTGAACGGGAGGGTGACCAAAATATATCCGCTCCGGGTGAGTGTCGAGAGGTGATTTTATCAAAGACCTCGCGGCGACAGTCGGGGACGTGCACGGGCTAGGTGTGTGGCGACAGGAACTAAAGGAGCATCACATTCGGGTTGGACTTCTGGCGATGGTCGTGGCGGAGAGAATGGGCGTCTGGAGCTCGCGGTTGGTGTTTCAGGCGGGGCTGAGCCACGATATCGGGAAGTACCTAGTGGACACCAATCTGCTCTTAAGACCCGGGCGGCTTTATGGGCGTGATCTGGCAGAGGTTCAGAGGCATGCAGTAGCCGGGGCCGATTGGCTGCGGGCCAAGGGTTTTGCGGAAGAGATTGTGAGGGCGGCCAGGCACCACCACGAGCGCTGGGATGGGGACGGCTACCCTGACGGGCTACGGGGCAGGAGGATTCCGCATGCGGCACGGGTCATCTCAGTGTGCGATGCGCTCGATGCGATGTACAGGGGCAGGCACTACGCGCCGCGGTTAGATAGGGCCAAGATTCTAGAGGAACTGCAGAAGGGCGCGGGGACGCAGTTTGATCCGGATGTGGGTGAGGAAGTTTTGAAGTTTTTGACGAAAGGGGAGTTAATGGGTGTTCAAAATAGGGCTTGATCTCGGCTACGGCTACGTGAAGGGGGTCAATGAGACGGGCAAGGCGGTGTCGTTCCCCTCGCTGGTTGGCGAGGCTTATGATAGACCATTGTCGGGTTTGTTTGGGGCGGGGATGGGGGAGGAGACGGAGCTTCACCTCGTGATTTCGGACAGCGAGGGACGGAGGGAGTTTTTCGCGGGGGATTTGGCAAGACGGGAAGGGAAGAATGTGTCTTTCGCCTTCGATGAGGACAAGATTGCGCACCCGAACACCAAGGCCTTGTTGGCGGCGGCTGCGTTGTTACTGTTCCCGCAGACACCGGCACCGGTGCACTTGGTCACGGGACTCCCGCTAGAGCAGTACATTCACAAGCGCGAGGAGTTTCGTGAAATGCTGTCGCGGATGGTGTTTTCCGTGCACAGGAAGGATGGCGTCACGAGGAAGCAAATCTCGTTTGCTAAGACGACGGTGTTTCCGCAGGCGGCGGGGGCGGTGTACTACGCTATCTGGGACGATAGGCAACGCTATCTGAACAAGGGCAGCTACCTCGGGCTGGTGGACGTGGGCTTTAAGACGACGGATTTTGTGGTCTTCTTGGTGGAAGACAGGTTGGTGCTGCGGGAGGATCTTTCCGGGACTATTCCTGTCGGGGTGTCGTACCTGCAGACGGCGACCGAGAAGTTGTTCGCTGATCGGACGGGGACTAAGCTTGACGTCGCGGAGTCGATGCGGCTGGTACAGAGCGGGAAACTGATCTACAAGGGCCGCGAGATGGACTTCTCGCGTGAGCTGGAGGACGTCAAGCAGGAACTCGGCAGGGGGATTAAGGATCGACTGAAGACGGTATGGGGGAACAAGATTAACTTCTTCCATACTGTGTTTCTGGCGGGGGGAGGGGCTGTGGCGCTGGAACGTGCGTTAGGCGGGCTGCACCCTACGACCACATTGGTTAAAGACCCGCGCTTTGCTAACGCTCGCGGGTTCCTGAAGGTGGCGGAGGAGCTCCAGAGAACGGGGCTGGCGGTCTAATGGAGCCAAACAAGGAACGCGAGATTCTCCAAAAGATACTGGCCCTCGCCAATGAAGGCAAGATGGTTGCTTTTGAGGACGACTGGGGCGGCAACACAATCACGATCTGCGTCGATAACGCTCACACTCATTGTGGGTCGCCGGATGGTTCTTTTCAGCAAATGGTCGATGACCTATGCCTTGCTTTAGTGCAGGATAAGGGTCGATCACATCATCAGGCAAAGCCTGATGGGGGAAGTATTAAGGGATGTGCGTTGGGCCCGAAAACGACGCGTGGTTGTGTGTTTTTCTGTGCAGACACACCTGAAAACACAGCAAAATTTGCGTATCTCAAGGGGCCTGTGCGAGCACATGTGTGGTCTACTCTTTTGAAACAAAGAACACGTAGAGCACGGAAGGATTGGTGTGATGAGGAACGTTATCTTGGAGATGGAACAGGAGCTTTACGAAGAGGTGCGAGCGACAGCGGGCCGCGAGGGAGTGACCATGGCGGGTATGCTTCGGCGCATATTCCAGGCCGCAGCGATCAAGATTGCGGGGGAAGAGGCTAAGGGTATAGTTAGGCTGGCCGTGGCAGCGGAAGTTAAGAGCGCCAGCGAGGCAATGGAAAAACGAATCAAAAAGATACTAAGCAAGACTACTAGGGCAGCATATACCGCAGCACATTTATCCGCAGAGTGCATTATCGTCGCGAACAAACGATGCGCTACCGAGATGCGGCGCTTGGCTCGGGCGAAGGCCGTGGAGTACCTCAAAGTGGAAGATGACGGAGAGGAGGTTTAGCGATGGTCAAGAGAAGGGAATCCGGCGGGAAGATGGCGAGAGTGCACTTTTCGTTAGAGGAGGGTACCTATTTATCCTTAAAGCGGGCGGCTGACCTGAATCGCGAGACGGTATCGGCTCTTATGCGTCGCGTGCTTAAGGAGGGGCTAGAGGCTCAACAGGGCGAAGGGGATGAGCTAACCTTGATGATTCGGAGAACGGTGAGAGATGAGCTTCGCCCGACGGAGGCTGTTTTGACGAAGGCGGCTGTCCAAGCGGCGATTGCCGCGGGTACGGGTATGTATTTAGGAGTCCAGGCCGCAGCGGATTTAGGGGTCGCTGGGGTGGTGGAATTGCATCGCCGCGCCTCTGCACTGGCTTCCGGTCGAGCAAAACTCCCTGAGCAGTAGACGAGTAGCCTCGTAAGACCAATGCCCCAAACCCTAAACGGGGGAGAAGGAGAGGGTCAGGATGCGGCCCCGTGCGCCTTTTTTTATGCAGTTTAAGTTCTATCAGCCGTTTAACACAAACAAAGACAAACATGCGGCACACGTGAAGTACATTGCCACAAGGCCGGGGGTGGAATTGTCCGAAAGGAGACCCGACGCAGAGAGCCCTGAGACAGACAACGCGATTTTTATGCAGTATCTGCAGGAGCGTCCGCGTAGCCATGGGCTGTTCGGATCGGCAGAGGAGGGGGTAGATATTAAGGCGGTGGCCGGGGAGGCCAAGTGCCATGAGGGCATTGTATGGCGCGGCATCCTGTCGCTTCGTGAAGATGACGCTATTAGATATGGCCATACCGACCGCACCAAATGGGAAGAGACGCTGCGGGCGACCATGCCCTACATAGGGCTCAAGCTGGGTATTGAGGAGCGGGACTTTAGGTGGTACGCGGCTTTTCACAAGGAGCCGGGACACTATCATGTGCACCTTATCTTTTGGGACAAAAGCTGCAGACGGAGGGACGGGAAGTTTGCACGATCTGAGTTGCGGTATGCCCGGGGCCTGTTCGTGGGTGAGATATACGGTCCGGAAAGGCGACGGCTGCTAGCGGAGAAAACGATGTGTAGGGATAGAATGCGGGAGCTTGGCGTTGGATTGCTTACGCAGCCCATGCGGCTGCCGTCCGCGGCAAGAGCAACACTACAAAACGCCTTAACGTCCTTGGCCTTCGCATTGCCTACCAGAGGCAGGATGTTCTTCGCTTTTATGCCCCCTGAGGTCAAAGAGGAAGCGCTTAGGGTCGCGGACTTGGTGCTGGGACAGACTGCGTTTGCGAGACAGGTTCAGGAGTACGGCGAGCTTGCTGAGCAAGTGGCGGCCTACCACACGAGTCGGCCTGAGCAATTGCAGCTAGCGCGGCAAAATGCCATAGAGGACTTGAGAGAGCGCATAGCGCAGGTGGCAATCAAAGGTGCGGTTGGTGTGCGGAGGTCGTGGATAGAAGAGGGCTATCGTACTCGTAGGACCATTAATCAAGCCTCTTCGCTATTTTTGCAGACGGGTGCGCTGTTAAGACAAGGGAGGACAAGCTTGAGGATTGAGGAGGCGAGGGAATACCTCAAGTCGCGTGTGCGGCAGGATGGTCTGCAACACGTCGAGATCAATAAACAGAAGGAGGTGGAGCGTGCTTGAGCGAGGTTGGGGTAACCAAGCGGCCAGCGGATACGACCAAATATGTGGACCTAAAGGCGGAGCTGACGGAGGTTAAGGAGTTATTGCGGGCGGTGCTGGAAGTAGTGCCGGTGCAGAGGGAGTTTGTAGAGCTAAAAGATAGGCTTGGGGGCGAGAGGGAGGCGATAGTTAAGCTGGAGGCGGTTGAGCGCTTTGTGCGGGAGATGCACACGGACTGGCAGGCGGCTACAAATCGAGTCATTCAGTCGTTTGCGGAAACCCGACAAGAGAAGGTGGAGTTTGCGAGGATCTACACGGAGGTGCTTGGAAAGGAAATGCAGCTGATCGCGGACATCAGGCAGGGGATGCTGGCGAACGACGAACGGTTCTTGCGGGGGGTGGCTGCTCTGGCCGGCAGGATTGAGAGGATTGAGACTCCTAGCTGGTCGGAACGAGCTAAGCAGTACGGGGTGCAGGTGGCGATAACCGTCGGGATACTGGCGATGATTTTAGGAGTGTACCACTTAGTTTGGCTGGTGGTGCGCTTTTTCAATTGAGGAGGAATGCCGTTGAAAGTCTTTCTGTTGGGGCTTCTAATTCTGCTTAGTGTTTTTGTTGTGCCCTTGATCCTCGAGCTGTTCTACTTGGCGGGGGATGTTGGCATCCCGCGGGCGGTGGAGATGGCGAGGACAGCGTTCGTCGATAACCCTGTGAGGGGGCTTCGGGTGCTGCGGGGGGAGGAGGTGCGCGAGCCGTGGCTGTGGATGCAGATTCCGCTGGGGGTAATTGCGCTGCGGTTAGCGTGGGCCATTTATAGGCAGCGGAGGAGGGAGCGCGGGGTATCGCCAGACGATGTGCGGAGCGCGAGAGGCGGCGCGTATGGCACGGCCAGGTGGCGCAATGCGAAGTCGCTGCAGCAGACGCTTGGGGGACTTGGCGGGGCTGAGGGTGGCTTTGTGGTGGGTGTGCGGAAGAAGTCACTCTTCGGGCGGTTTGATGCCTGGGTAGATAAGGCAGATACGCATTGCTTGGTCATAGGGGCCACGAGGAGTGGAAAGAGTCGGCGTATCATCTTGCCGACCATCTGGGGTTTGGGTCGGGCGGGTGAGAGCATGGTTGTCACCGACCCGAAGGGTGAGCTGCATGCGAGGAGCAAGGCTTACCTTGAGAAACAGGGCTACCGGGTAGAGCGCATTGACCTGCGCGATCCGTATTGCGGGCTGCGGTGGAATCTCTTGCAGCCGGTGACCGAGGCTATTGTCAACGGTGACGGGAGTGCGGCGGGGCAAGCGGCGTGGGATGCGGCGCACGTTATTACTTACCAGAGGCCTCATCATGGTGACCCTATTTGGCCGCAGGCACAGGAGAGTTTGACGGCAGCCCTAATGCTGGCGGTGGCCTCGGAGGCGCCGGTCGGGCGCAAGACGATGGCCGAGTGCTATGCACTGCTCCATGAGAGGGGGACGGGGGATGGTGATGAGCTAGATGCGCTGCTCCGGTCGTTCCCACCCGGCCATCCGGCGCGGAGTGCCTATGGGGTGGCGGCTTTGTCTTCGGACAGACTGAGGAGTTCTATTTTCACGGGGACGGCTGCGCAGCTGCGGTTGTGGGCCGATCCGGCGGTCGCCTGGCTGACAGGCGAGAATGAGACGGATGTGCGGGTGGTGGGACAGGAGAAGGCGGCTGTGTTTCTCGTCATACCCGATGAGCGAGGGACGAGGAACGTCTTGGCTTCGCTCTATATAGCGCAGTGCTACCAGGCGCTGGCCGATCTCGGTAATCGGTGCGGAGGGCGGTTAAGGCGGCGGGTTAATTTCCTTCTCGATGAATTTGGGAACATCCCACCGATTCCAGACTTCGACAAGAAGCTGACGGTGGCCGCAGGCCGCAATATTCGCTTCTTGCTCGCGGTGCAGGACGTAGCACAGATCAAAGCCCGATATGGTGAGGCGCATGGGACGGTGTTGGGTAACTGCGCGACTTGGGTCTACCTGTCTACGGCTGATATAGAGACGGCTAAGATGATCAGCGCGAAGACGGGACAGCACACGATTAAAACAGAAAGCCACTCGTCTTCTTCGAGAGGCGGTACGGAGTCTAATGTGAGCGAGAGCATGACAGGGAGGGCGCTGCTGATGCCGGATGAGGTAACACGGTGGCCTAAGAATTGGTCGCTGGTTCTACAGACGGGCCAGAATGCGGCGAAACTAAGGCTCCCAGACTTGTCACGGTGGCCGGCGGAGAAGGATCTCGTGCCGGTGCAGATAGGCCGCCGGGATGATGCTGTGTACGAGGACATTCCGCTGCGGCGGGAAGCTCCTATGCCAAAGAAAGTAGAACGGCCAACGGTAATAAGTAAGTTATAGGGGAGGTAAAACATATGCCAGAGTTTATTCAAAACGTCAGTCGTCTGTTGACCGATGCCACTACGTGGATTCTGTTCCTTATCCCTACGGCGGGCGGGGTGATGATTGGCTACCACGCATTGATGAAGGAGATGGAGGAGGGTGACGCTCACTCTGCGGCCAGCCATAACAAGGCGATTAAGAACATTTTGGTGGGCGGGGCAATCGGCATGAGCGCGACGGCCATAGTGCGCGTTGTACTAGCGTATTTCCAGTAGGGTTTGAGGCAAAGTCACCCCCCCGCTTTGGCGGGGGGTTTTAGGATGGAGGTGATGGCTTGGGCTTCCTTGCAGAGATGCTTACAACTGCAATAAACGGGTTTTTGATCAACGTGCTAAACGACGTTCTCTCTTTCTTCACAACGACCATCGCTCGTGAGCATGAGATGGCTTTGCGGCTACTGGACTTGGCTTTTGTCCGTGGGGCTATCTCTTTGGCGCAGGTCGTGGGGGGAGCGCTGCTGGGGCTTAAGGTGGCGGTGGAGGCACTCCGTAGCTATATCCTCTTTAGCACGGGGAGTGCGGACGTGAGTCCATTTAAACTGGTCAAACGGGCGGTTTATGCGGCGGCATTGCTCATGGGCTCGCCGTGGCTGGCGAGAACTGTCTTTGGCTATGGGGCGACGCTTGCCGTGGCCGTGGCCGAAGTGCCAACGCTTCCCGAGGGGGCGAACCCCCTGCGGGCTGTACTGCTACAGACGGGTGGCGTGGGCTTTGGCGCCTTGCTGTTGCTTGGGGCGATGGTCGTCTTCTGGCTCCTCATCTACCTGCAGTCTATTATCCGCAGCGTGGAGATAGCCTTTTTGTCGGTGGCCGGCCCGATTATGGCTGTGGGATTGACGGGGGCAGATGAGGGAGCGTGGGCTGTGTGGTGGAGGGAGTTGATCGTCGTCTCTATGTCGCAGGCCGTTCAGATGTTCATGCTCACGGGCTTTTTCTCGACTATAGGCGGCATGCTGGTCGGCCAGCCGCTGAAGGTGTACACGTTACTGGTCGGGGTAGCATGGCTGTGGGTCGCACATAGGACGCCAGCAGTTCTGCGTCAGTTTTCATATCACACGGGCACGGGTTCTCTGGCTTCGACCGCATCTCGTGCAGGGACATCGGCGGTCCGGGCGCTGGTTACGCGGTCGACAGGCGCACGGCCATAAAAATCACGGGAGGTGTTTGATTTGGAGAACTATGCTAATGCAACAAAGACTGAGAAGCGCGATTGGCGACAATGGGTGCTGCGGGACGAGTTTGGTCGAGAGGTTAGTTTCAAGAGTGCGCCGGGAAAATATATGACGGAGATGAGACGGCTACTGGAGACTGGGGAGCTGGGCAAGTGCGACTTTGCGGATGTCCCCGGGCAGGAGGCTGCCTACCGCTCCACGCATCAGGAAGTACACGCTACAATCGACTGGACGGGGCTGATAGAGCACTCGCTAGACAAACTACTAGGAGCGCTGAACGACATGGAGACCGGCGGAGCGCCCACGTTTTCCGAGGTAGCTAAAAGGTACCGTGGGATGCTCATGGGACCAGTTGCGGAATCGGCCCGAGAACTACCCCTCATCGCAGGACTCGTGTGTCGCTACTCCATGCGGACACCGGAGGCATGGACGTTGGGGGTCGCTGGACGCTGTAAGACGGGGACACGGGATCGGGGCGAGAGGTAGGCTTTGGTGATGAAGAAATATCTGGGGATGAGTAGCTACTATAAGGGGTTGGTTAACGGGGTGTATGTAGAGGCTGAAACAGAGTCTCAATTCTTTCGCCTCGCTAGTATGGCGGCGAATAAAACTGCCCTCAACAGAGATGTGTTGTTTTTCGATTTCGTGAGGATTGAAGAGGACATGAGTGAGTCCACGCCGCTACCGCAACAATATTGTAGTCGTCTAAAAGGACGCCAATGGAAGCATCACGGGAACACCCCTACTGAGATGAGGCCGCACATTGAGAAGCCTGCTTCGCGGCGGGCAGACCGTTGAAAAACTGATTCGTAAAACAGATGCATTGGATTCTTGAGAGGCACTGAGTAATCGGTGCCTCGTTAATTTGTCTTGAGAGAGGAGCGATAGGAAGTGTATCTAGTCCCGAAAAACGTTAGAGCGCGCTTTGAGCTAATACCTGGCTTTGGCCTGCCGGAGATTGCGCTGTGCGCAGGCGGGCTTGCGGTCGGCTTTCTACTGAGTTTACTGGTCTCCCTATTAGGCGCGTCAGCGCTCATCCGCATGGTGCTGGTGGTTGTGCCGGCAGGCTTCATGTTCTTTGTCACGCGGGCAGGGTCTGAGGGGGAAAGTCTGTTTGGTTTGGTGTTGTCCTACAGACGGTGGAAAACGGGGCAGAGAAGGTTCTTTAACGTGCCCAAAGGAGGAGTGGTGAAATGAAGCTGTTAGCCTTGCGTAAACGAAAGAAGGATCCCACGGGGACAGCTGCAAGCGTGCGGGAGTGGCTGCCGGTGGAGGCGATTGATGCAAGGACTATCAAGAGGAAGGACGGTACGCATGCGGCCTTAATTCGGGTCATGCCCGTGAATATGTCTCTGCGGAGCGAGGGTGAGAAGAAACGTGCGATTGCCGCATGGCATGAGGCGCTCAACGGAATTAAGGCTCCTCTGCAGATATTTGCACTGGGGCGTCCTATTGACCTCGATGCCTATTTGCGGCGGCTTACGGACAAGGCGCAAGAAGAGGGCAATCCGACGCGCAAGAAGCTGCTAAGGGAATATAGCAGATATGTTGCGGGCGTGGCCTCGGGCGGGGAGACTGCGGAACGGAGGTTCTATGTACTACTCACGGCGGAGGATGCGGCGCATGCGGTGAGCGCAGCACACGAGCTGGCGACGAGCCTTAACGGGGCGGGGCTTACTGCGACGATGTGCGATGGGCAGGAGATTCTGGAGGTGCTATTCTCATTCTTCAATCCCGACAAAGCGGCAACTGAGCGCGTGGGGGCTGCGGGTTCGGTGCTCCCACCCATCTACTCGTGATTAACCGGGGCATGTACTCGTCTCACACAGACTGCTGGGCAACTCCACAAGCTTTCTTCGACCAATTGAACGGAGAGTTTGGCTTCACGCTCGATGTCTGTGCGACTGCCGAAAACGCGAAGTGCAGTGCATTCTTTTCGCCAGAAGTAGACGGACTGGTGCAGCAATGGACTGGTATCTGCTGGATGAATCCGCCTTATGGCCGGAGCATCGGCAGATGGGTGCAGAAGGCGTTCGAGTCTGCCATGGGGAACGGGGCGACGGTGGTCTGCCTGCTGCCGGCACGTACAGATACGCGGTGGTGGCATGACTACTGCATGAGTGCACAAGAAATTCGGTTCGTTAAAGGGAGGCTGCGGTTTGGGGGCGGCGAGAACAGCGCTCCGTTTCCTTCTGCGATTGTTGTCTTTAGGCCAAATGCTTCTACGACGGGTGTTCTTGAGATATCTGCTATAAACAACAACGGAGGTGCGAAATGAAGAAGAAGGCAGTCGCCTTACCGGATATGCTGGATATTGCCTTGCCGCAGGCTTTAGATTTCGCGGCGAAAAACATTACGCTGGGAGACCAGCAGGCGCGGGTTATGGCTATTACCGCCTACCCGCCGCGGGTGCCTGCGGCTTTTCTCGCGAGATTGGCTAATACGCCGGGGGTTACGTTGTCGGTGCATTTGCAGCCGACGGACCCGGCGGAACTGGTGAAGAGTATCAATAGGGCGATTGGGGAGTACTCGGGGCGGATTGAGGCGGGGGGTAATGCGCTGACCATCCAGAGGCTTGAACACCTGTTGGGAGATGCGCAGGAACTACTGCGGAAGCTCGACCAAGAGCAGCAGCAGGTGCTGTTTGTGACCGTCATGATGATGTTGACGGCGACAGACAGTAAGGACTTAGATAGGCGGGCGCGGCATTTGGAATCGCTGTTGGCGGCTGCTGGTATGCGGGCGAGGGGCGCGCTGTTTCGGCAGGATGATGGGCTGCGGGCGGTAGGGCCGTGGGCGACACTCCCCATAGGGATAGAGGAGGCGTTCTCGCGCAATATGCCAGCTGAGACTGCGGCTGCTGCGTTTCCCTTTACCGTGGCCGGGCTTAACGACGGGAACGGCATCCTCTTGGGGAAAGACAGGGACGGGGGCGCTGTGCTCGTAGACATCTGGAAGCGAGAGGGGGATAGAACGAACTCTAACCTCACTATCTTGGCTAAGCCAGGGGCTGGCAAGAGCTTTGCGGCCAAGATGATGGTGCTCAGGGAGTATCTGCAGGGGAGCCGGGTGATTATCGTTGACCCCGAGCGTGAGTACCAAGAGATGTGTAAGCACCTAGGCGGCCATTGGGTTAATTGTGGGAGTCGCAGCCAGATAAACCCGATGCGGGTTAGGGTGACACCGGGCGAGGAGACGGAAGGCGAACAAGGGGCATTGGCTCTCCACGTGCGGACGCTGAGGACGTTCTTCAGCCTCTATCTCAAGGAGCTAACCGACATAGACAAGGCTTTGCTCGAAGAAGCGATTATGGACGTGTACAAGGGAGCTGGGATACACTTTGGCGCGGATTTGGCCGCAGTGCAGAGTTGGCCGACGGTCAAGCACCTGTATGACTTGTTGGCTCAGAGGGCCGCACAGGGGCAGGAGTCACTGGCTAAGCTTGCGGCGCTCTTGAAAAGGGCGGCGGAGGGGACGGATGCGGGGTTGTGGTCTACGGATATCCCTGACCCAGACGGAGATTCGGGGATTACGGTGCTCGATATCCACGACCTAAAGAATGCGGAGGATGCGGTGCGGAAAGCGCAGTATTTTAATGTCCTTTCCTATGCCTGGTCGATTGTAGAGCGCGACCGGCAGGAGAGAACAATTTTGGTCGTCGATGAGGCGTGGTTATTGGCCGATCCGCAGACGCCGCAGGCCTTGGCGTTTCTTCGGGATGCGAGCAAGAGAATACGCAAGTACATGGGGGCGTTGGTCGTCATCAGTCAGAATGTCGTCGACTTCCTGTCGCCGGAAGTGGCGAGACATGGGCAGGCGCTGTTAGATAATCCGACGTATAAGCTGTTACTGGCACAGGGAGAGAGGGACTTGCAGGTCTTGTCTGGCCTGATGCTTTTGTCTGAGGCCGAGCAGGAGTTCCTGATGACGGCTGGACGGGGCGAAGGCTTGCTGGTGGCGGGAGCGCAGAGGATCCGGGTGAAGATTGAAGCCGCGCCCTATGAGGCGCTGTATTTGACGGGAGGAGGGAAGTAAGATGGTCGTTAAGAGCGTGACTAGCCTCCAGATTAAGGGGGCGCTAGCCAAGAGGCATGAGGGCAAGGAGTTCTTTCTCGCGGAGTGCAAGAACGGGCCGACGCACGCGCCGGACGTCGAGGGGCTAGTGATGTTCGATGCCGTGGCCATAGATAAAAGCTGGTCTCGTCCACGAATTACGGGGTATGAGATTAAGACTAGCCGCGGGGACTTTCTGCGGGATGCGAAATATACTCGGTATTTGCCGTATGTCCACGAGTTCTACTTTGTAACGCCCGCGGGGATGGTGCAGAGGCACGAGGTTGAGGAGAGTATCGGGCTGATGTGGTACAACCCTAAATCTGGGGGCGTGACCACCAAGAAAAAGGCCGCATACCGCAAGATTGAGATTAACGCCAACATGCTGCTCTACATCATCATGTCGCGACTAGAGGGCGATCGGTACCCGTTTCATTCGACGCAAGCCGAGTACTGGAGAGATTGGCTGACGCACAAGATTTCATCCCGGGAGCTTGGGTGGCAGGTGCGGTGTGCGGTGGCCGGCAGGCTTTTGCGTCTGGAGTCGGAGGTCAGTGAGCACAAGCATTCGACGCACGTGTTAAAAGAGATACGGGGGGTCATGGAAAGGCATGGCTTGAGTTGGTGGGGTGATACGGCGGCTACGTTAGACCGCGCTCTCGCCAAGTCCTACCCGGCCTCGCTCGACACTATGCGCAAGCGTCTTGACGAGGGTGTACAGAGCATGCAAAACATGCTTAGGGAACTGGATGTGATCAAAGCACGAGGCGCATTAACCGACAGGGACGGGACGGTGGAGGGAACGCTCTACCCGTTGGGGGAGGAGGGATAGACGATGGCGGCTAAGGTAGCGCTTAAGGCGGCGGTGTGGGCGGCCATGAACCCCGAGGATGCGGGCAAGGTCATCCTTGTGGTGGTCGGGCTCGTTTTCTTCCCCCTGTTCATTCTGGCTGCTCCCTTTCTGCTTATGGTGAGCACTCCGCTTGCACCGCCGCAGGCGATCCAGTTGTATATGCAGGCCACCGACGAGGCGATGTCCTCGCTGGCGGGGGAATGGCATGGGCCGCCGGAGATTGACTGGCGGGCTGTGTTGGCCGTGGATGCGGTGCGCCGACGCCAGGACTTCTCTAGCTTCGAGTTTCCCGATCTTAAGGGACTGCCTCCTGAGCATCCTGCGGTTCGACTGCGGAATGCTAAGCTGCAGGAAATCCGGGAGCTGGCCCTCAGGTTCGTTGAGATCGAGGACTTCATAGAAGTGGAGAAATTCGTTGGCTACGAGACTATCTACGACGAGGAGGGAAAC
This region of Selenomonadales bacterium genomic DNA includes:
- a CDS encoding ATP-binding protein translates to MKKKAVALPDMLDIALPQALDFAAKNITLGDQQARVMAITAYPPRVPAAFLARLANTPGVTLSVHLQPTDPAELVKSINRAIGEYSGRIEAGGNALTIQRLEHLLGDAQELLRKLDQEQQQVLFVTVMMMLTATDSKDLDRRARHLESLLAAAGMRARGALFRQDDGLRAVGPWATLPIGIEEAFSRNMPAETAAAAFPFTVAGLNDGNGILLGKDRDGGAVLVDIWKREGDRTNSNLTILAKPGAGKSFAAKMMVLREYLQGSRVIIVDPEREYQEMCKHLGGHWVNCGSRSQINPMRVRVTPGEETEGEQGALALHVRTLRTFFSLYLKELTDIDKALLEEAIMDVYKGAGIHFGADLAAVQSWPTVKHLYDLLAQRAAQGQESLAKLAALLKRAAEGTDAGLWSTDIPDPDGDSGITVLDIHDLKNAEDAVRKAQYFNVLSYAWSIVERDRQERTILVVDEAWLLADPQTPQALAFLRDASKRIRKYMGALVVISQNVVDFLSPEVARHGQALLDNPTYKLLLAQGERDLQVLSGLMLLSEAEQEFLMTAGRGEGLLVAGAQRIRVKIEAAPYEALYLTGGGK